A window from Candidatus Latescibacterota bacterium encodes these proteins:
- a CDS encoding T9SS type A sorting domain-containing protein — MRSEVLIVMLGILGAGAAPAGGQCVNYEDVMHVESMLDLGGPARSVAIVEDVALVAGGDAGLAVVDLSGTDPVLAQTLPTPLLAEDVDVQGQFAYLVQYDNGWPPEPSLLWILDVSAPAAPVLIGELELPGFAYEIIVEDDLAYIATGWEGGYPSFRIVDVSDPQHPTALGSGGSGGPDAGVVGFAVQGGFVHFAVNGLIGSYYDIYDATDPADPQLVANVDIAQDYGGIALAGPLAYVSTFDGLVALDISDPASPQVLATAPALGGHPLFAGGYLFLVGDGIQVADVSDPLAMTLLGEMDLPSSPQEMAVVGGSAFVACQNAGLVDVYLGGFETASPLSVLDVGTGSDVAVDGALAAVASFQSLVTVDVSDLGQPAELGSLYLGEYLQAVAIDGSRVYGAAEDLGLAVFDIATPTAPSLVTTLPLPGPAVDMAFSAPYAFVCTYYSGLCAVDLSSPESPLLLDTLPLPGATVYCTLVGSLAYVINHGWLTIVDVSDPAQLTVLSQTALPYDYESVTVASDLAYVCAYGIYDAGLRVYDVSTPGAPELLAENPDLGMTRLMVDGPVGYGATGQGLVVLQLVPPTHPQRLGGADALLLRNLQVTGDAVFCAEVEGLRIQPLQCAPTSVPPSASDVIALDAWPNPFNPKVTLRFTLPAAGRATLLINDVSGRRVATLAEGVYGAGEQRWTWDGRDSRGRAVASGVYFATLNTASGNGNRKLVMLR, encoded by the coding sequence ATGCGCAGCGAAGTCCTGATTGTCATGCTGGGAATCCTCGGCGCGGGCGCGGCGCCCGCGGGTGGGCAGTGCGTCAACTACGAGGACGTGATGCACGTCGAGAGCATGCTCGACCTCGGCGGGCCAGCCCGAAGCGTCGCGATCGTCGAGGACGTGGCGCTGGTCGCCGGCGGGGATGCGGGACTTGCCGTCGTCGACCTGTCCGGCACGGATCCCGTCCTCGCGCAGACCCTCCCGACGCCGCTCCTCGCCGAGGACGTGGACGTCCAGGGCCAGTTCGCCTATCTGGTCCAGTACGACAACGGCTGGCCGCCCGAGCCCAGCCTGCTGTGGATTCTCGACGTCAGCGCGCCCGCAGCCCCTGTGTTGATCGGCGAGCTGGAGCTGCCTGGCTTCGCCTACGAGATCATCGTGGAGGACGATCTCGCCTACATCGCCACGGGATGGGAGGGCGGCTACCCGAGCTTCCGGATCGTGGATGTCTCCGATCCACAGCATCCTACCGCGCTCGGTTCCGGGGGCTCCGGCGGGCCGGACGCGGGTGTCGTGGGCTTCGCGGTGCAGGGCGGATTCGTCCACTTCGCGGTGAATGGCCTGATCGGCAGCTACTACGATATCTACGACGCCACGGACCCCGCTGACCCCCAGCTTGTGGCGAACGTCGACATTGCCCAGGACTACGGCGGCATCGCCCTCGCCGGCCCGCTGGCCTACGTCAGCACCTTCGACGGGCTCGTGGCCCTCGACATCTCCGACCCCGCCAGTCCGCAGGTTCTGGCGACGGCTCCCGCGCTGGGCGGCCACCCCCTCTTCGCGGGCGGATACCTCTTCCTGGTCGGCGACGGCATTCAGGTCGCCGACGTGAGCGACCCGCTGGCGATGACCCTTCTCGGCGAGATGGACCTGCCCTCCTCGCCCCAGGAGATGGCGGTGGTGGGCGGTAGCGCCTTCGTCGCCTGCCAGAATGCCGGCCTCGTCGACGTCTACCTGGGCGGATTCGAGACCGCGTCGCCCCTCAGCGTGCTGGACGTGGGCACGGGGTCAGACGTCGCCGTCGATGGCGCCCTGGCCGCCGTGGCGAGCTTTCAGTCTCTGGTCACGGTCGACGTCAGCGACCTCGGCCAGCCAGCGGAGCTCGGCTCGCTCTATCTCGGCGAGTATCTGCAAGCCGTGGCGATCGACGGCAGCCGCGTCTACGGCGCGGCCGAGGACCTCGGGCTCGCGGTCTTCGACATCGCCACGCCGACCGCCCCGAGCCTGGTGACGACGCTCCCGCTGCCGGGTCCCGCCGTGGACATGGCCTTCAGCGCGCCCTACGCCTTCGTTTGCACGTACTACTCCGGCCTGTGCGCAGTGGACCTCAGCAGCCCCGAGTCGCCGCTGCTTCTCGACACCCTGCCCTTGCCCGGCGCGACGGTCTACTGCACCCTTGTGGGATCGCTGGCCTACGTCATCAATCATGGCTGGCTCACGATCGTCGACGTGTCCGATCCCGCGCAGCTGACGGTGCTGAGTCAAACCGCGCTGCCCTACGACTACGAGTCGGTCACGGTGGCCAGCGACCTCGCCTATGTCTGCGCCTATGGAATCTACGACGCCGGCCTGCGCGTCTACGACGTCTCGACGCCGGGTGCTCCCGAGCTGCTCGCGGAGAACCCGGACCTCGGAATGACCCGTCTCATGGTGGACGGTCCCGTGGGCTATGGCGCGACCGGGCAGGGACTGGTCGTGCTCCAGCTCGTCCCGCCGACCCATCCCCAGCGCCTCGGCGGCGCGGATGCACTCCTGCTACGCAACCTCCAGGTCACCGGGGACGCGGTCTTCTGTGCCGAAGTCGAGGGCCTGCGCATCCAGCCCCTCCAGTGCGCGCCTACTTCAGTGCCTCCCTCGGCGTCCGACGTGATCGCGCTGGACGCCTGGCCCAACCCCTTCAACCCCAAGGTCACCCTGCGCTTCACGCTGCCGGCCGCGGGGCGCGCGACGCTCTTGATCAACGACGTCTCGGGCCGACGCGTGGCGACCCTCGCCGAGGGCGTCTACGGCGCCGGCGAACAGCGCTGGACCTGGGACGGCCGGGACTCGCGGGGCCGCGCGGTGGCGTCGGGGGTCTACTTCGCGACGCTGAACACCGCGTCGGGAAATGGGAACAGGAAGCTGGTGATGCTCCGCTAG
- a CDS encoding rhomboid family intramembrane serine protease yields MDASPALVTVAIIIATVVVSALGFRDEQVVRRFLFDVQAVRAGQLYRLFTAGFLHASLPHLLFNMFSFYSFARLIEQVYGPLPLALIYVAAILGGNLLALAMHRNQVYRALGASGGVCGVIFASIFLLPGGSVTVFPIPMAIPSWLFAILFVVATGAGMRSGFGNIGHDAHLGGAIIGLLVTTALYPGIVARSPALYGAVMALSLGLLIYTYRRPARRG; encoded by the coding sequence GTGGACGCATCGCCGGCACTTGTCACCGTCGCCATCATCATCGCCACGGTGGTGGTCTCGGCCCTGGGCTTCCGTGACGAACAGGTGGTCCGGCGCTTCCTGTTCGACGTGCAGGCCGTGCGCGCGGGGCAGCTCTACCGCCTCTTCACGGCAGGTTTCTTGCACGCCAGCCTGCCGCACCTGCTCTTCAACATGTTCAGCTTCTACTCGTTCGCCCGGTTGATCGAGCAGGTCTACGGGCCCCTGCCGCTGGCGCTCATCTACGTGGCGGCGATCCTCGGCGGCAACCTGCTGGCGCTGGCGATGCACCGGAACCAGGTCTACCGGGCCCTCGGCGCGTCGGGCGGGGTCTGCGGGGTGATCTTCGCGAGCATCTTCCTGCTGCCGGGCGGCAGCGTGACGGTCTTCCCCATTCCCATGGCGATCCCGTCCTGGCTTTTCGCGATCCTCTTCGTGGTGGCCACGGGCGCGGGCATGCGCAGCGGCTTCGGCAACATCGGCCACGATGCCCACCTGGGCGGTGCGATCATCGGCCTGCTCGTGACGACGGCGCTCTATCCCGGCATCGTAGCCCGCAGCCCTGCGCTCTACGGCGCGGTGATGGCGCTGTCGCTGGGGCTGCTGATCTACACCTACCGCCGGCCCGCGCGTCGCGGCTAG
- a CDS encoding peptide MFS transporter has protein sequence MLNPTVPRADVGEPSFLGHPRGLFVLFFTEMWERFSYYGMRTLLVLYMVDHLFLRPDVGRHVLGFTAVKGVLESIFGPLEAQPLSSQIYGLYTGLVYLTPLFGGVLADRWLGRRKSVVLGAVLMAIGHFLMAVEWLFFPALLFLVMGNGAFKPNISTQVGDLYPPGDPRRDRAFTIFYMGINLGSFFSPLVCGTLGQKVGWHYGFGAAGVGMVLGLLLYLWGQRYLAPEQIAERRAARKAEKEPLTAGEWRRVIALVVLCALNIVFWGVYEQQGNTMQLWADRNTSWSIFGWEMPSTWYQAFNPLIIFAFAPLLNMFWTWQNGRRREPGSVMKMAIGCFLLGASFLIMIAGTRGMGPEDQRSVLWLLGTTFVLTIGELYLSPIGLSLVTKVSPARIVSMMMGVWFLSSFFGNYMSGFLGTFYERMSRETFFGMLCLLGLAAGLAIWAFSKALKAAVASHE, from the coding sequence ATCCTCAACCCCACCGTCCCCCGCGCCGACGTCGGCGAGCCCAGCTTCCTCGGCCATCCGCGCGGCCTCTTCGTGCTCTTCTTCACCGAGATGTGGGAGCGCTTCTCCTACTACGGCATGCGCACGCTGCTGGTCCTCTACATGGTGGACCACCTCTTCCTGCGGCCGGACGTGGGGCGGCACGTCCTGGGTTTCACAGCCGTCAAGGGCGTGCTCGAGTCGATCTTCGGGCCGCTCGAGGCGCAGCCGCTCTCGTCGCAGATCTACGGCCTGTACACGGGCCTGGTCTATCTGACGCCGCTCTTCGGCGGCGTCCTGGCCGACCGCTGGCTGGGACGGCGCAAGAGCGTCGTGCTCGGCGCCGTGCTGATGGCCATCGGCCACTTCCTCATGGCCGTGGAGTGGCTCTTCTTCCCCGCGCTGCTCTTCCTGGTGATGGGCAACGGCGCCTTCAAGCCGAACATCTCCACGCAGGTGGGCGACCTCTACCCGCCCGGGGATCCGCGTCGCGATCGCGCCTTCACCATCTTCTACATGGGCATCAACCTGGGCTCGTTCTTCTCGCCCCTGGTCTGCGGCACGCTGGGGCAGAAGGTGGGCTGGCACTACGGCTTCGGCGCGGCGGGCGTGGGCATGGTGCTCGGGCTCCTGCTCTACCTGTGGGGACAGCGCTACCTCGCGCCCGAGCAGATCGCCGAGCGACGCGCAGCGCGCAAGGCCGAGAAGGAGCCGCTGACCGCCGGCGAGTGGCGCCGCGTGATCGCGCTGGTGGTGCTCTGCGCGCTGAACATCGTGTTCTGGGGGGTCTACGAGCAGCAGGGCAACACCATGCAGCTCTGGGCCGACCGCAACACCAGCTGGAGCATCTTCGGCTGGGAGATGCCGTCCACCTGGTATCAGGCCTTCAACCCGCTGATCATCTTCGCCTTCGCGCCGCTGCTGAACATGTTCTGGACCTGGCAGAACGGCCGGCGCCGCGAGCCCGGCAGCGTGATGAAGATGGCCATCGGCTGCTTCCTGCTCGGCGCGTCCTTCCTGATCATGATCGCCGGCACGCGCGGCATGGGCCCCGAGGACCAGCGCAGCGTGCTCTGGCTGCTGGGGACGACCTTCGTCCTCACCATCGGCGAGCTCTACCTCTCGCCCATCGGCCTCTCGCTGGTGACCAAGGTGTCGCCCGCTCGGATCGTCTCCATGATGATGGGCGTGTGGTTCCTCTCCAGCTTCTTCGGCAACTACATGTCGGGCTTCCTGGGCACCTTCTACGAGCGCATGAGCCGGGAGACGTTCTTCGGCATGCTCTGCCTGCTGGGCCTGGCGGCCGGGCTGGCCATCTGGGCCTTCAGCAAGGCGCTGAAGGCCGCCGTGGCGTCGCACGAGTAG
- a CDS encoding SAM-dependent methyltransferase, with amino-acid sequence MSSAEQLVARLLGPEGQALAAAVDALPAAERATPRAVAALRRLGDAELVALALRVAEAETRRPLKFPAAEPLRFTPELLEQASAHPVASHRAARLAPFGPVLDLGCGAGGDLTRLAAAGARVAGLEADPLAAALARANLAALGLEGEVVTGRHPGTPLPAHRALFLDPARRAAGPRGRRRRDPRAFSPSAAEVAALLRHSDAWCLKWGPALPLDDDELAGPDGPLAGLAPGDWELETVSWRGELREAVLWGGAARRGVTRQATLLDGDVERWATHAYRGDGRVPTPTPAPPGPWLHEPDPALIRAGLLDAFATEHGLAPVAPAIAYLTGDATRSPFLRRWPLLEQLPLSIPALQAALDRHDAGPLVLKKRGFPLDPETLRPRLRTGGKRPVTVLIYRDRRAPGGHEHQVCVCGEQAGE; translated from the coding sequence GTGTCCAGCGCCGAGCAGCTCGTCGCCCGTCTCCTGGGACCGGAAGGGCAGGCCCTGGCCGCGGCCGTCGACGCCCTGCCCGCCGCCGAGCGCGCCACGCCGCGCGCCGTGGCGGCCCTGCGCCGGCTGGGCGACGCGGAGCTCGTCGCCCTGGCGCTGCGCGTCGCCGAGGCCGAGACGCGCCGGCCCCTGAAGTTTCCCGCCGCCGAGCCCCTGCGCTTCACGCCCGAGCTGCTGGAGCAGGCCAGCGCGCATCCCGTGGCCAGCCATCGCGCGGCGCGGCTCGCTCCCTTCGGCCCCGTGCTCGACCTGGGCTGCGGCGCCGGGGGCGACCTGACCCGCCTCGCCGCCGCGGGCGCCCGGGTCGCCGGCCTCGAGGCCGACCCCCTGGCCGCCGCACTGGCCCGCGCGAATCTCGCCGCGCTGGGGCTGGAGGGCGAGGTCGTCACCGGGCGCCACCCGGGCACGCCGCTGCCCGCCCACCGCGCGCTGTTCCTGGATCCGGCGCGTCGCGCCGCAGGTCCGCGGGGACGTCGCCGCCGCGATCCCCGCGCGTTTTCCCCGAGCGCGGCGGAGGTGGCGGCGCTTCTCCGCCACAGCGACGCCTGGTGTCTCAAGTGGGGGCCGGCGCTGCCGCTGGACGACGACGAACTGGCCGGGCCGGACGGCCCGCTGGCAGGCCTCGCCCCGGGCGACTGGGAGCTGGAGACCGTCTCCTGGCGGGGCGAGCTGCGCGAGGCGGTGCTCTGGGGTGGGGCCGCCCGTCGCGGCGTGACGCGCCAGGCCACGCTGCTGGACGGGGACGTGGAGCGCTGGGCGACCCACGCCTACCGTGGCGACGGGCGCGTCCCCACGCCCACCCCCGCGCCACCCGGGCCCTGGCTCCACGAGCCCGACCCCGCGCTCATCCGCGCCGGCCTCCTCGACGCTTTCGCCACCGAGCACGGCCTCGCGCCGGTGGCGCCGGCGATCGCCTACCTCACCGGGGACGCCACGCGCAGCCCCTTCCTGCGGCGATGGCCCCTGCTCGAGCAGCTGCCCCTCAGCATCCCGGCCCTGCAGGCGGCGCTGGACCGTCACGACGCGGGGCCGCTCGTCCTCAAGAAGCGCGGCTTTCCGCTCGATCCGGAGACACTGCGTCCACGTCTGCGCACAGGGGGTAAACGGCCGGTGACGGTCCTCATCTACCGCGATCGGCGGGCGCCAGGGGGCCACGAGCACCAGGTTTGCGTGTGCGGGGAGCAGGCCGGAGAGTAA
- a CDS encoding sigma-54-dependent Fis family transcriptional regulator, translating to MTMVNASVLLLDPNGVLIMRWAEALAGDYQVESARSAEDALAQLGEWLPDYLVLHLEPRNAVPLLDGLERLLLLNPELPVVLALDDGLPPEQRLRALRQPIYAHLASDCRLEELRIVLDRARDHSRRQQERLLLRQQRLDLDVYEMGGSLGALHEEIQQAAGTELGVLVYGNQGSGRREVAKKLHLLSKRAREPFVSFNPAGLSVEDCRVRLFGRESRDGLRRRGLLEIADGGTLLLEGVERLPRSVQAELYRALHEKRCTRVGGIHPVSLNVRPMATACRSLTDAAREGEFHGELFSLLHVYSLAVPSLDERREDIPALVRGYLRRYGRRHGRPELELDPAVEAFLMRRNWPGSLHELRRSVELAVLRAEGRTVTLADFGVNGLDVELLPLSYRKAKKLTEMDFKRRFFSRLLRLAEGKVTAAAQMADVPRPSLSTMIKEAGLAAESFKPARATRKAAAR from the coding sequence ATGACAATGGTCAACGCAAGTGTACTGCTGCTGGACCCCAACGGGGTGCTGATCATGCGCTGGGCCGAGGCCCTGGCGGGGGACTACCAGGTCGAAAGCGCCCGCAGCGCGGAGGACGCTCTCGCCCAGCTCGGTGAGTGGCTTCCGGATTACCTGGTCCTGCACCTGGAGCCGCGCAACGCGGTGCCGCTCCTGGACGGCCTGGAGCGCCTGCTCCTGCTCAACCCAGAGCTGCCCGTGGTGCTGGCGCTCGATGACGGTCTACCTCCCGAGCAGCGGCTGCGCGCGCTGCGGCAGCCGATCTACGCCCACCTGGCCTCGGACTGCCGGCTCGAGGAGCTGCGCATCGTGCTCGACCGGGCGCGCGACCACAGCCGCCGGCAGCAGGAGCGGCTGCTCCTGAGGCAGCAGCGGCTGGACTTGGACGTCTACGAGATGGGGGGCAGCCTCGGCGCCCTGCACGAGGAGATCCAGCAGGCCGCGGGCACGGAGCTGGGCGTGCTCGTCTACGGGAATCAGGGCAGCGGACGCCGCGAGGTGGCCAAGAAGCTGCACCTGCTCAGCAAGCGGGCCCGGGAGCCCTTCGTGTCCTTCAATCCCGCGGGGCTGTCGGTGGAGGATTGCCGCGTGCGGCTCTTCGGCCGCGAGAGCCGCGACGGCCTCCGCCGCCGGGGCCTCCTGGAGATCGCCGACGGGGGCACGCTGCTGCTCGAGGGCGTCGAGCGCCTGCCGCGCAGCGTGCAGGCGGAGCTCTACCGCGCGCTCCACGAGAAGCGCTGCACGCGGGTCGGGGGCATCCACCCGGTGTCGCTGAATGTCCGCCCCATGGCCACCGCCTGCCGGTCGCTGACCGACGCCGCGCGCGAGGGCGAGTTCCACGGGGAGCTCTTCAGCCTGCTGCACGTCTACTCGCTGGCGGTGCCGTCGCTGGACGAACGGCGCGAGGACATCCCCGCGCTCGTCCGGGGCTACCTCCGCCGCTACGGGCGCCGCCACGGCCGCCCGGAGCTGGAGCTGGATCCGGCGGTGGAGGCCTTCCTGATGCGACGGAACTGGCCCGGCAGCCTCCACGAGCTGCGCCGCAGCGTCGAGCTGGCCGTGCTGCGGGCCGAGGGGCGCACCGTGACGCTGGCCGACTTCGGCGTGAACGGTCTGGATGTGGAGCTGCTCCCGCTGTCCTATCGCAAGGCCAAGAAGCTCACCGAGATGGACTTCAAGCGCCGCTTCTTCTCGCGCCTCCTGCGCCTGGCGGAAGGCAAGGTGACCGCGGCGGCCCAGATGGCCGACGTGCCGCGGCCGAGCCTGTCCACCATGATCAAGGAGGCGGGGCTCGCCGCCGAGAGCTTCAAGCCCGCCCGTGCCACGCGCAAGGCGGCGGCACGCTAG
- a CDS encoding CHAT domain-containing protein produces the protein MFLLAATLALAVILGGGSCRPQGESSYTEGILDDIPVPPGLARALEQSRADRRPGGPLTPDHEWRAGLDLRLDDPETHDAAVAEFFARWRREPERLLWLECVERDALLQTDPDSVAAVQALIPPRSPAAAVLAVVLAEEQSVRDSLLGDIAPESFGTEEDRLVFRLSRAMWRDPAGRSGELLDAIPSARGLGGPFFEARFWKVLGEALAAEGQLDAALHAEAYSIELYEQSSGEHWALWAGINMAEHLIEAQQPGRALIVLDRTRERARTEGAAFVEVIAIGEQSSVYVEFSEIGRALDLDIEAVRLMDRLNFRLDRTLILLNVADDYLQLAELDLARAWIDSAHVEAASTGTLEAQWAVYLDDADLSAIMGQAARADSLGQLADSQNAGLASQKHPYAIARRALHRAQRALTLGNFPVVESSLLEMERLLLEPVPRGNAEDYPLEAGLLRAQLEQEAGNRVRAYAALDSCVLRLSQVPSASGSARVLALRGQIAQDGGDPFLGLEFIHEALDSAVASHRPAIVVQQRLVLAQALLAADSVGAARAELGQVGKLLAERRGLRNLQERDYWLIRCDEADGRPADALRRARALLAQSPSLPQDLRVKTLLAVGRSEEARGVATRAREAYRTVVEETGDVNQRLETATLRYIARDALREAVEGLVRLELRDGLNRKAALASLTWRHQLQQLLDGKPIEPVAMPQQPTLILLLAPKVSTVWFVRGDTIEVRQLPGRAQLERLGQRVLDGVSRPGRQRDVAAETELGELLVEPFAGHWPPGTSLQVLADGSLRALPWDLLRLDGRSSLERGPVVQVPSLQPAVHDWPAGLGDIPALTFGRNAAAGPGRPPLAHAEAQAESVAALCAPGSRSALGDTVTVKAVIDAAARGNLLHIVLHSVAGRFSPGQTALALGQDGLLDAQRVAAESWNTPLVFLVSCETVDRRGRGLDLPRAFLAGGAGCVLASPIKVPDSSGEDFALLFYRHLREGLSADEALRRTKLDRGASPHEQADPCTWAPWQILRSAR, from the coding sequence ATGTTCCTTCTCGCGGCAACCCTGGCCCTGGCCGTCATCTTGGGAGGCGGATCCTGTCGTCCGCAGGGGGAGTCCTCCTACACTGAGGGGATCCTCGACGACATCCCCGTTCCCCCCGGACTCGCGCGTGCCCTCGAGCAATCCCGCGCCGACCGGCGGCCCGGCGGCCCGCTCACCCCTGACCACGAGTGGCGGGCCGGCCTCGATCTCCGTCTCGACGACCCGGAGACCCACGACGCGGCGGTCGCCGAGTTCTTCGCGCGGTGGCGGCGGGAGCCGGAGCGACTGCTCTGGCTGGAGTGCGTCGAGCGCGACGCCCTGCTGCAGACCGATCCGGACAGCGTCGCGGCAGTTCAAGCGCTCATCCCACCCCGCAGCCCGGCGGCTGCCGTACTGGCCGTTGTCCTTGCCGAAGAGCAGTCGGTGCGGGACTCGCTGCTGGGGGACATCGCGCCAGAGTCGTTCGGCACGGAGGAGGACCGCCTCGTCTTCCGCCTGTCACGCGCCATGTGGCGAGACCCCGCCGGCCGCTCGGGCGAACTTCTCGATGCGATCCCCTCCGCGCGCGGCCTGGGCGGCCCCTTCTTCGAGGCGCGTTTCTGGAAGGTGCTGGGTGAGGCCCTCGCCGCGGAGGGGCAGCTTGACGCGGCGCTGCACGCCGAGGCTTACAGCATCGAGCTCTACGAGCAGTCTTCGGGGGAGCACTGGGCGCTGTGGGCCGGGATCAACATGGCGGAGCATCTGATCGAAGCGCAGCAGCCGGGTCGAGCGCTCATCGTCCTCGATCGCACGCGAGAACGCGCTCGGACCGAAGGGGCCGCGTTCGTCGAGGTCATCGCCATCGGCGAGCAGTCCTCGGTTTACGTTGAGTTCAGCGAAATCGGCCGGGCCTTGGATCTGGACATCGAGGCAGTGCGCCTGATGGACCGCCTCAACTTCCGGCTCGATCGCACACTCATCCTCCTGAACGTCGCCGACGATTACCTTCAACTCGCCGAGCTGGATCTGGCGCGCGCGTGGATCGACTCCGCGCACGTCGAAGCGGCGTCCACGGGCACTCTTGAGGCCCAGTGGGCGGTGTACCTGGACGACGCCGACCTCTCGGCGATCATGGGGCAAGCTGCACGCGCCGACTCGCTCGGCCAGCTGGCAGATTCCCAGAATGCGGGACTCGCCAGCCAGAAGCACCCCTACGCGATCGCGCGGCGTGCGCTTCACCGGGCCCAGCGCGCGCTGACCCTCGGCAACTTCCCCGTCGTCGAATCTTCCCTGCTGGAGATGGAGCGGCTGTTGTTGGAGCCGGTTCCCCGCGGCAACGCCGAGGACTATCCCCTGGAAGCGGGACTGCTCAGAGCACAGCTCGAGCAGGAGGCCGGCAATCGCGTGCGCGCCTACGCGGCGCTGGACTCCTGCGTGCTGCGCTTGTCCCAGGTTCCTTCCGCGTCCGGATCGGCGCGCGTCCTCGCGCTCCGTGGACAGATCGCCCAGGACGGCGGCGATCCATTTCTCGGTCTCGAATTCATCCACGAGGCCCTGGACTCGGCAGTGGCCAGCCATCGCCCTGCGATCGTGGTGCAGCAACGGCTGGTCCTCGCGCAGGCGTTGCTGGCTGCGGACAGCGTCGGGGCCGCCCGCGCCGAATTGGGACAGGTGGGCAAGCTCCTGGCCGAGCGCAGAGGCCTGCGGAACCTCCAGGAGCGCGACTACTGGCTGATTCGCTGCGACGAGGCCGATGGACGTCCGGCAGATGCTCTGCGCCGCGCGCGCGCGCTGCTTGCCCAGTCGCCTTCCCTGCCCCAGGACCTTCGCGTGAAGACCCTGCTCGCCGTTGGGCGAAGCGAGGAGGCTCGCGGCGTGGCGACCCGGGCTCGCGAGGCCTACCGCACGGTCGTGGAGGAAACTGGCGACGTCAACCAGCGTCTCGAGACAGCGACCCTGCGCTACATCGCTCGCGATGCCTTGCGGGAAGCGGTGGAAGGACTCGTGCGCCTCGAGCTTCGCGACGGTCTCAACCGCAAAGCCGCACTGGCCAGCCTCACCTGGCGCCACCAACTCCAGCAGCTGCTCGATGGGAAGCCCATCGAACCCGTGGCGATGCCGCAGCAACCCACGCTGATCCTGCTGCTGGCTCCGAAGGTGAGCACGGTCTGGTTCGTCCGCGGCGACACGATCGAGGTCCGGCAACTCCCCGGCAGGGCGCAGCTCGAACGCCTTGGGCAGCGCGTGCTCGACGGCGTGTCGAGGCCAGGCCGCCAGCGGGACGTCGCCGCTGAGACCGAACTCGGCGAGCTGCTCGTGGAGCCCTTCGCCGGGCACTGGCCCCCGGGGACGTCACTTCAGGTGCTGGCCGACGGCAGCCTCCGCGCCCTGCCCTGGGACCTGCTCCGCCTCGATGGTCGCAGCTCTCTCGAAAGGGGTCCCGTGGTCCAGGTGCCTTCGCTCCAGCCCGCCGTTCACGACTGGCCGGCAGGGCTCGGCGACATCCCCGCGCTGACCTTCGGACGCAACGCGGCGGCGGGACCCGGCCGTCCGCCTCTGGCGCATGCCGAGGCCCAGGCGGAGTCCGTGGCGGCACTCTGCGCCCCTGGCAGCCGCTCCGCCCTGGGCGACACGGTCACGGTGAAGGCAGTGATCGATGCCGCAGCGCGCGGCAACTTGCTCCACATCGTGCTGCACAGCGTGGCGGGGCGCTTCAGCCCCGGGCAGACGGCCCTCGCGCTCGGGCAGGACGGACTCCTCGACGCACAGCGCGTTGCCGCCGAGTCGTGGAACACACCGCTGGTCTTCCTGGTGAGCTGCGAGACGGTGGACCGCCGCGGACGGGGTCTGGACCTGCCACGCGCCTTTCTCGCAGGGGGCGCGGGGTGCGTGCTCGCGAGTCCGATCAAGGTGCCGGACTCCTCCGGCGAGGACTTCGCCCTGCTGTTCTATCGCCACCTTCGCGAAGGCCTCAGCGCGGACGAGGCACTGCGCCGAACCAAGCTCGACAGAGGGGCCAGCCCACACGAGCAGGCTGACCCCTGTACCTGGGCGCCGTGGCAGATCCTGCGATCTGCGCGCTAG